The Arachis ipaensis cultivar K30076 chromosome B05, Araip1.1, whole genome shotgun sequence nucleotide sequence AATAATATGGTTtatatgtggtgcacgaaattgtgatccacacttttcacaactccacacaactaatcAGCacgtgcactgggtcgtccaagtaataccttacgtgagtaagggtcgatcccacagagattgtcggcttgaagcaagctatggccatCTTGTAGATcatagtcaggcggattcaaatggttatgaggttttgataattaaaagataaataaaacataaaataaaataaagatacttatgtaattcattggtgggaatttcagataagcatttggagatgctttgttgcttctgaacccctgctttcctattgtcttcttccaatcatgcgtgctcccttccatggcaagctgtataatcctctcgaatgaaaaataccaggtacgatctcggCACGactaatcaactatcggatttctcgtctcggatgaaaaataccaggtacagctaccgcacggctaatcatctgtcggttctcgctagcatcggaataggatctctctatccttttgcacactgtcactgcgcccaacatttgcaaatttgaagctcgtcacagtcatcccttcccagatcctactcggaataccacaaacaaggtttagactttccggatctcaggaatgctgcaaattagttctagcctataccacgaaggttctaatcacggattcggatgctctgttgtcaggagagacgatgcgaatcgtggcttagagacccaagagaatatacttcgACTATCGTCCAaggactacgttgaacatcatgtagaccgcttgtggttgtcaggcacgcggatcttgcctaagcgagtaacgaagatagtgggtgattgtcacgggtcacccttcattctgacttaactgaattaagtacgagagtatatcttggagaagaagtaagtgtgaattgaaagaaaaacaatagtacttgcattaattcatgaagaacagcagagctccgcaccttaatctatgaggtgtagaaactccaccgtagaaaatacataagagaaaaagatctaggcatggccgtgaggccagcctccaattgTAACATAAAAGTGATCAAAGTCTCCAAGtatatgaatacaatagtaaaaagtgctatttatactaaactagttactagagattacagaaaataagtaactgaGTGCAAAtagcgcagaaatccacttccggagaccacttggtgtgtgcttgggctgagaattgaagctttcatgtgcataagccattcttggagttaaacgccagcttgggtgccagtttgggcgtttaattccaattctggtgccagttccggcgttttactccagaaaaaggtctttggtgggcgtttgaatgccagtttgggcaatcaaatctcgggcaaagtatggactattatacattgatggaaagcccaaaatgtctactttccaacacaattgagaacgtgccaattgggcttctgtagctccagaaaatccagttcgagtgcaggagggtcagaatccaacagcatctgcagtcctttctcagcctctgaatcagatttttgctcaagtccctcaatttcagccagaaaatacctgaaatcacagaaaaagacaaaaactcatagtaaagtccataaatgtgatttttgaataaaaactaataaaaatataataaatagtaactaaaacatactaaaaactatgtaaaaataatgccaaaaagggtataaattatccgctcatcacaacaccaaacttaaatttttgcttgtccccaagcaactaaaaaaaaataggataaaaagaagagaaaatacaataaattccaaaaacatcaatgaagattagttttaattagatgagtgggactagtagctttttgtttctgaacagttttgacatctcactttatcccttgaagttcagaaggattggcatccataggaactcagaattcagatagtgttattgattatcttagttcagtatgttgattcttgaacacaactattttatgagtcttgcccgtgaccctaagcattttgttttccagtattaccaccggatacataaatgccacagacacataactgggtgaaccttttcagattgtgacttagctttgctagagtccccagttagaggtgcccagagctcttaagcacactccttttttttttgctttggaccacgactttaaccgctcagtctcaagcttttcacttgacaccttcacaccacaagcacatggttaaggacatctTGATTtaaccgcttaggccatgattttattcttttgggccctcctatccattaatgctcaaagccttggatcctttttacccttgcctttttctttaaagggttgttggctttttctgcttgccttttctttttctttcttttttctttatttttcgcatttttttccgcaagctttgttttcactgctttttcttgcttcaagaatcaattttatgatttttcagagtatcaataacatttctcttttttcattattattttaagagccaacaattttaacattcattaacTTTACTATCAAaagtatgcactgttcaagcaagcattcagaaaacaaaaagtattgccaccacatcagaataattaaactaatttcaagataaatttcgaaatttatgtacctctttttctttttcagaaaatatttttcatttaagaaaggtgaaggattcataggatattcatagctttaagacatagacactaaacactaatgatcatgtaataaagacacaaacatagacaaaacataaagtatagaattcaaaaaatagaaaaataagaacaaggaaattaaagaacgggtccaccttagtgatggcggctagttcttcctcttgaagatcctatggagtgcttgagctcctcaatatctcttccttgcctttgttgctcctctctcacggctctttggtcctctctgatttcatggaggataatggagtgctcttggtgctccatccttagttgccccatgttggaactcaattctcctaaagaagtgttgagttgctcccaatagttgtgtggaggaaaatacatcccttgaggtatctcaggaatttcttgatgaggaatctcctcatgctcttgttgaggtccatgagtgggctctcttgtttgattcatcctctttttagtgatgggtttgtcctcttcaatgaggatgtcttcctctatgacaattccagctgaattgcataggttacagatgagatgagggaaggctaaccttgccaaagtggagggcttgtccgccaccttgtagagttctagaggtatgatctcacgaacttctacttcctctccaatcatgatactatggatcatgatagcccggtctattgtaacttcagaccggttgctagtgggaatgatagaacgttggatgaactccaactatcCCCTAGtaacgggcttgaggtcaagccttctcagttgaactggcttgcctttggagtctctcttccattgagctccttccacacagatgtccttGAGGACTTGGTCctatctttgatcaaagttgacccttctagtgaaagggtgaggatctccttgcattattggtaagttgaatgccaaccttacattttctggactgaaatccaagtaattcccccgaaccattgtgagctaattctttgggttcgggttcacactttgatcatggttcttagtgatccatgcattagcatagaactcttgaaccgttaagattctgacttgttggatggagttggtgagagcttcccaacctcttcttcgaacctcatgtcggatctccggatattcactctttttgagcatgaaggggacctcggggatcaccatTTTCTCGGCCACagcttcatagaagtggtcttggtggacctttgagatgaatctctccatctcccatgactcggaggcggaagcaattgccttccctttcctctttctagaggtttcttcggtcttaggtgccattaatggttatggaaaaaacaaaaagcaaggctttttctcacaccaaacttaaaaggtttgctcgtcctcgagcaaaagaagaaagaaaggagtagcagaagaagaaatggaggagatggaggagtgTGATGGTTTTGGCCAagggggtttaagtgtttatgaaGTGTGAagttgaaggtggtaaggaggggtatttatcgGGTAAGAGAGAGGGGGAATTCATGTaagaggggttgggtttgggagggaattgttttaaatttgaatggtgaggtaggtggggttttatgatggatagaTGTGAGTGATGAAGAGATTATGGGAAAGAGGGTAggacttgataggtgaatggtatttggggaatAGGTAttgatggagaggtgtgaagaggagagagagtgagttggggtaggtggggatcctgtggggtccacagatcctgaggtgtcaaggaattctgctccctgcacctttctAGTGTTTAAacaccctctgtgtgccatttctggcatttaacaccaactCTGCTaccctttctggtgttaaacgccaggctgatgcccatttctggcatttaacaccaaccAAACACCCttttctagcattaaacgccagtctgtctgccatttctggcgtttaacgctagccaaacaccagacacccttttctggtgttaaacgccacttTGCCTaccaattttggcgtttaacacccagaatgctgccagactaggcgttaaaggcccattctgctatccttactggcgtttaaacgccagtaagcctgtcctctagggtgtgctattttttatgctgttttttattttgctttaattctgcagctgtttttatgacttcacatgatcatctacttaaagaaaacataaaatcacaatggaaaacaaatgtctatgaaAGTAAATATAATTaagtaacattgggttgcctcccaataagcgcttctttaatgtcaatagcttgacagtgagctcttagagagcttcacagagacttagagcataatggtggcctcccaacaccaaacttagaagttgagtgtgggggttctatttgactctgtattgagagaagcttttcatgctttctctccatggttacagaagaagatccttgagccttaaacacaaggtagtcctcattcaattgaaggactaactctcctctgtccacatcaatcacaactcttgctatggctaggaagggttttcCAAGGAtaatagattcatcctcatccttcccagtgtctaggattataaagtcagcagggatgtacaagccttcaaccttcactaagacatcctctacaagtccataagcctgtttcattgatttatctgccatctctagtgagattttgcaacttgtacctcaaatatccctagtttttccattacagagagtggtatgaggtttattcctgaccccaggtctcacagagccttcttaaaggtcatggtgcctatgatacaagggattaagaactttccaggatccgatttcttctgaggtaacttcTGTTgtaccaaggcattcagttcattgatgagcaatggaggttcatcctcccaaatctcattaccaaataacttggcattcagcttcatgattgctcctagatactgagaaacttgctcttcaacaatatcttcatcttcttcagaggaagaatactcgtcagagctcatgaatggcaacagtaagttcagtggaatctctatggtctctgtatgaacctcagattcctttggttcctcattagggaactccttagtggtcaatggacgtccattgaggtcttcctcactggaaatcactgcctcttactcctctataggttcggccactttgggtatatttatggccttgcactctcttttgggattctcttctgtattgcttggaagagtactaggagggatttcagtaactcttttactcaggtgacccacttgtgcctccaaatttctgatggaggaccttgtttcagtcatgaaactgagagtggtcttagatagatcagagattatggttgctaagtcagagaggctctgcttagaattctttgtctgttgctgagaagatgatggaaaaggcttgctattgccaaacctatttctcccatcattattattattgaagccttattgaggcttctgttgatccttccatgagaattttggatgatttctccatgaaggattataggtgtttccatgtgattctcccatgtaattcacctcttctattgcaagattctcagggtcataagcttctccttcagaggaagcttctttagtactgccggatgcaactggcattccagtcagattctgaaaaatcatatggacttgctgagtcaatattttattttgagctaatattgcattcagagtatcaatctcaagaactcctttcttctgagtcatcccattattcacaggatttgttttagaagtatacatgaaatggttatttgtaaccatctcaatgagttcctgggcttctgcatgggttttctttagatgaagagatccaccagcagagtggtccaatgacatcttggacaattcagatagaccatcatagaatatacataagatgctccattctgaaagcatgtcagaaggacaccttctgatcaattgcttgtatctttcccaagcttcatagagggattcaccttccttctgtctgaaggtttggacttctactctaagcttgctcaacttttgaggtggaaagaatttggccaaaaaagcattgaccaactttttccaagagttcaggctttctttaggttgtgagtccaaccataccctagctctgtcttttacagtaaaggggaaaagcataagtctatagacctcggggttaaccccattggtcttaacaatgtcacagatttgtaagaattcagctaagaactgatgaggatcttccaatggaagtccatgaaacttgcaattctgctgcattagagaaactaattgaggcttaagctcaaagttgtttgctccaattgtaggaatcgagatgcttcttccatagaagttggaagttggtgcagtaaagtcgccaagcaccttccttgcatctccatcattgttgttgggttcggctgccatatctacttctttttcaaaaatttctgtaaggtcctctccggagtgttgtgctttagcttctcttagcttcctcttcagagtcctttcaggttcaggatcaacttcaacaaaaatatctttatccttgttcctgctcataaaaaagaagagaacaaaaaagaagagaaattctctatgtcacaatatagattttcctttatgtgagtataagaatagaagaatagaagaatgaggtagaagaagaaattcgaacacggagagagggagagggttcgaattatgagtagaagagaagtgttagtaattaaataaataaatagaaagagatgagagagggtattcgaattttaaaaagagggagaagaaaatatttttatttttatttaattaattaagttagtttcgaaaatattaaaagaaataaaataaaattagaatttaaaacaattagttaattaaaaaaaatttgaaaaaaaatggttagtaattttcaaaaattagaagtggaagaatagttaggtggttttgaaaagatgagaaatagtaaactttttaaaattaaaacaaacaagtcaagtggttaattgaaaaagacttgaaaataaatttgaaaagataagaagttagaaaaagattttgaaattaagttttgaaaaagatatgattgacatttattttgaaaaagaaatttaaaaagatttgattttgaaaattaaagttgatgacttgactaacaagaaactaaaagatatgattctagaatttaaagattgaatctttcttaaatagaaagtaacaaacttgaaatttttgaatcaaaacattaattgttagtaaagttttcgaaaattatgaaataaagttaagagaaagattttgaaaattaataaaaaaattttcgaaaaacatgaaagaaaaatgaaaaatatttgatttttttgaaaaagatttaaaaagataaagtttttaaattgaaattttgacttgactaacaagaaacaactaaattttgaaaattttttactaagtcaacccaaaatttcgaaatttatgagtaaaataagggaaagatattatttttgatttttttaaattaatgaataaagagaaaaacaacaaaatgacacaagacatagtaatttaagatcaaaacagataatgcatgcaagaacactttgaatgtcaagatgaaaactaagaacactttgaagatcaagatgaacatcaagaacatattattgaaaatttttaagaaaagaaagacatgcaagacaccaaacttaaaaatttttaaactttagacactaataattcgaaattgcatatgaaaaacaagaaaagacacaaaacaagaaaaattaaagatcaaacaaggaaaatcatcaagaacaacttaaagatcaaagaagaacacaatgcatatattttcacaaattttaggaaaaattaaaaacatgcaattgacaccaaacttaaaatttgacacaaaactcaaacaagaaacataaaatttttttgttttaagattttattaaaatttttttgaactttttgaaaatttattttggaaaaagaaaattgaagaaattcaaaatttttaataagaattccaggattcatgcaatgttagtctaaagcttcggtccaaaagaattagacatggccaaatagccagccaagcttcagcataacaaatacagacatgtcctttctacaatggaaagtgaaaacctcggtccaaaagattagacatggcttaacagccagccaggcttcaacatatcttaagaagctctagaattcattcttaaaaattttatgaatttttttcgaaaactataatactgttttttttcaaaaaataaaaataaaaaggttaaacataaaataaaattacctaatctaagcaacaagatgaaccgtcagttgtccaaactcgaacaatccccggcaacggcgccaaaaacttggtgcacaaaactaTGATTCACactttcacaactccgcacaactaaccagcaagtgcactgggtcgtccaagtaataccttacgtgagtaagggtcgatcccatggagattgtcggcttggagCAAGCTATggccatcttgtaaatcttagtcaggcagattcaaatggttatgaggttttgataattaaaagataaataaaacaaaaaataaaataaagatacttatgtaattcattggtgggaatttcagataagcatttggagatgctttgttgcttctgaacccctcctttcctattatcttcttccaatcatgcgtgctcccttccatggcaagctgtatgatcctctcagatgaaaaatatcAGTTacaatctctgcacggctaatcaactgtcggatttctcgtctcggatgaaaaataccaggtacagctaccacacggctaatcatctgtcggttctcgctagcatcggaataggatctctctatcattttgcacactgtcactgcacccaacattcacaagtttgaagcttgtcacagtcatcccttcccaaatcctactcggaataccacagacaagatttagactttccagatctcagaaatgctgccaattggttctagcctataccacaaaggttctaatcacggattcagatgctctgttgtcaggagagacgatgcgaatcgtggcttagagacccaagagaatatactccggctgtcgtccaatgactacgttgaacatcatgtagaccgcttgtggttgtcaggcacgcggatcttggctaagcgagtaacgaagatagtgggtgattgtcacgagtcaccccttcattctgacttaactaaattaagtacgagagtatatcttggagaagtaagcatgaattgaaagaaaaacaatagtacttacattaattcatgaagaacagcagagctccgcaccttaatctatgaggtgtagaaactccaccgtagaaaatacataggagaaaaaggtctaggcatggccatgaggccagcctccaattgTAACATAAAAGTGATCAAAGTCTCCAAGtatatgaatacaatagtaaaaagtgctatttatactaaactagttactagggattacagaaaataagtaactaagtgcagatagtgcagaaatccacttccggggcccacttggtatgttcttgggctgagcattgaagctttcacatgcataggccattcttggagttaaaagccagcttggtgccagtttgggcgtttaactctagttctggtgccagttccagcgttttactccagaaaagggtctttggtgggcgtttgaacgccagtttggaccattaaatctcgggaaaagtatgaactattatacattgctggaaagcccaggatgtctactttccaacgcaattgagagcgtgccaattgggcttccatagctctagaaaatccacttcgagtgcaggagggtcagaatccaacaacatctgcagtcctttctcagcctttgaatcagatttttgctcaggtacctcaatttcatccagaaaatacttgaaattatagaaaagcacacaaactcattgtaaagtctagaaatgtgattttttcataaaaactaataaaaatataataaaaaggaactaaaacatactaaaaactatgtaaaaacaatgccaaaaaaggtataaattatccgctcatcaatatgcAACTGTGAATTGTGAATTGATGAACAAGCCATGTATTGTTAATGAACATGCATGGTTCAACTTGAATACCCTTTTTTTCCTGATTCTCGCCAAATCCCATTACCTAGTTTCCGTACGCACCTGCTACCCTCTACGACGTTGGAGTTCCTTCAAGCTGAGCTCGAGCTTTAGGTAGCGGCTTTACTTTCCATTCTTAGTGAAATTtgcattttatttgtttatttgtttattttttccgAATTGTTACTGATTCTGCTTCGCGTGGCGATGATATTTTGGAATAAAGAGGGAAGAGAGGAATTGCTTGTGGTGTTACTGAGCCACATTCAGATCCTGAGGGTGACAACGAGGAGGTGCTTTCAGTTTGCTTTGGTACTATATCTGTTGGAGAATTCGTGAGTTGGTTAATTTGTTGTAACTGTCAGGTTAGTTAAAAATTAGAAGTTAGTTTGTTTGTTTCAAATTTTGACAATTTGCTGCACTATATCTATTAGACTAGCATCTGTTATAAcaattattttagtttcaaaagtTAGTGTCAATTAGTTTCAAATTCTGATCATTGTAGAACTTGACAGGAAGAAATTTGATTCAAGAGCTATAATCTTGCATGTTTCTAAATTCCAAGTGGTCGGTCCAGTCCCCTATTGCTGCTCTTTCCCATTTCTTGAAGATAAGTGTTGTTCATAAGTGTAGCAATCGTCATATGAGCTTGTTgattttgtttgaaatttaaaatcaatAGTAAAAATATGTGCATGATAAGCAGCTCTTTCCCagtgtattttttcttcttatgcTTACTATATGTCATTCTATTTCTTGAATTTTGATATCAATTAAAAAGCAAAATAGAAGATTTGCCAATGACTTTCAATATGATGCTACAATTTACATTTTACAAAACACCATATATGAATGAGTTTCTGATCCTTTTCTATGTTCTCAgaagttatattattttaaacACTAACTGCCAATGCACGTTCAGCTGATTTTCTCGGATCAGTGTCACATTGGAACTAaccttctttctttgttttttcagTCTAACTCAACTGTGTCATCATTTGGATTATGAAACAGATCTCGTGGATGTGAAGTATTGGAGTTGGCACAATGAGGTTGTTGGAGTTTGGGTGCCTGGTTGCAGTTCTATGTGGTCTTGTTGTGTCTGTGAAAGCTGAAATTTACATCATAACTGCTGAAGGTGAACCTGTTACTAGTTATAGAGGTGGAATTGATGGTTTTGAAGCTACTGTTGTTGAATCTGATGAGAAGATTGATACCAATAGGTAGGTACTTGCAATTACATTTTTCTATggattttccattttttttccaaTGACATGTAAATATGTTTTGAGGAGGTTAATTAATATGATGAATTCTCTTTTGGTGAAATTAACCTTCCAAATCTAAATTATATGGAGAGTTTAAATAATTATTCTTTATATGTAACTCGTGGACAATTTATTTGCTACTGATGCTCTCTCTTATCTTTAAGGAAAGTAATACAATAATCACCTTGCACTATGTTATGAACCAAGATCAATTATGTTTTTAATGAATTTGTTTCCAATGTTATTTTCTCCTCTAGTATGTGATGAACCAACAATATTATAAACTTCTTCCAGTGAATTGGTTACTTCATATGCTCACCATCTTGAGAAAAAACATGATATGCTTCTGGGGATGCTATTTGAACCTGGGACGTTCAAGAAACTCTATAGCTATCGGCATCTGATAAATGGGTTTGCTGTTCATATTTTCCCAGAACAGGTGAAGTCTTATCTTATCGTTTTACTAATGTAAGTCAAAAGTAACATATTTTCTCAATTGAATTGTATCATTTGCATTGAATAGCTTGCattaacttttatttatttatttatttttattgtttaataGTGTTGATCTTTGTCACAGGTGCGGGCTATCGATTTTTCTTCTTGCTTCTGGGTCAGTGGCTCAAGGATCTGAAAGTCAAGCTTACTTTGCTCTGTGTCGCCAAGGTCACTGGTCTTTTCTCTGTTTACTTTGATGGGTTGCTTTCTTTCTGAATTGATTTTGGTGGTTCATGGATTCTAACCTATTTCTTGTTCTGTGAAAAAGGGTTGTTTGCTTTTGGGTCAGTTAAGTGTGTGTGGTGTTTTGCTTTGTTTTATCTTTTTCTGAAGGTGAATCTTGGGTGCTGCTATTCTTTGATTGCTTCTATGTACTCTTTTTCTCTTCATGTTATTTGGTTTAATACTTTAATTGACTCTTTGGGTTGTTTTGTtgtttct carries:
- the LOC107641913 gene encoding subtilisin-like protease SBT2.6, producing MRLLEFGCLVAVLCGLVVSVKAEIYIITAEGEPVTSYRGGIDGFEATVVESDEKIDTNSELVTSYAHHLEKKHDMLLGMLFEPGTFKKLYSYRHLINGFAVHIFPEQVRAIDFSSCFWVSGSRI